The stretch of DNA CATCTGGCACCCCTAAAAAAGCCACGCTTTTCCCACTAAGAAATTTATAATTGATATTTGGATTCCTATAGCGACTTGACCTTGCAACTACAATATCACTATGAACCTTAGGTTCAACCGACAACCATGGAAACTCTAGGTCAGGAGCAAACCCTAAAATAGGTTGGTAGTATCTCGCAATAGAACCCATTGCTAGATTTAATTTATCTATCACTCGAAAACGATCAAGATCCACATCAAACAAGTGAGGCGCATCTGAGTTATATTTGTGAAAAGTAACATTTTTTATATATTCTTGAGCCAAAAGCAGTGGCTTTAGCAATTTAGCCCCTTCATCGGTAATCATGACATTGCCAGATGGGTGGGTTAAATGGTCAGGGAGCCACATTGGCGCATCAACAACAAGCAGCAATCCTGCCACAACATTATTTAACTCACAGAACTTTTTAATTGAAGGCAATGCATAAATCACATCACCCAAATTCCCAGAATGTTTAAAAACAACCACGTTCATTAGTCCACCCCATCAACAAAATCACTTAACTCCATTTTTAATTGATCAACTTTAGAACCTGCATCTCCGATCAAAATAGATACACCAGCCAACTCTTGCACTATCTCTTTAAAAGCAGTGGCAACCTCTTCACGCCCAACCCTGCCATCCCCATTTGCAACCAAGCCCCATGAAGGTTGGTCTATCTTTTTTATTACCATTTCAATTTGATAGGCGCCACCAGCATGCAACTCAGGTGGAATTGTGTAATCATAAAATTCATCATCTTCGACCAAATGAACAATCCTATAAGAATTGACTAATAGCGCAGACTCCACCTCGCCAATCAAGCTTCTCGGGGTATAAAATCTTTTGTGATCTAAATTCCACCTTGAAGGTAATTCCTGTTTCTTTTCATACAAAAACTGATGAGGTACCGTTATGACTAAGTAACCACCAACCTTCAAGACACGGAACCAGTCTCTAATTGCAGCAATCGGATCATCTATATGCTCCAGGGTATGTGACGTGTATACGGTATCAACACTTTCATCTAAAAATGGGAGAACTTTGCCATCATATCCTGGGTAATTTAGATCAATCCCAATTGCATCTGGCAAAACAGGCACAACATCAATTTCCTCGTAACCTCTATAACCTACATCCAGCACAATTGATCCAAAAAATTTTTCAAAAAACCCCTCATGCTTTCTCCTTGCAAAAGCCTTTCTTGTTTCAGGCCCCAAATTCTCTTTATTCCAACCCATATTCAATTCGCCTTATAAAAAATTGTTGAATATACTCTTTCCCAATCTGCAATGCTTTTATCAACAGGTGGCATTGCAACATATTGACTACGATCAGTTTCCCAACTCTGCCGATCACCTTTCCAGGAATCCCAAATTTCTTCAACACTATCTGCAACAGAAACAATATTTTTTTCAGACTTGGTATACTTGCTCAGTACATCTAAAGAACATCCCCCAACCAGTAGCACACCATTTTTTGTGAGCAACCCGAATAGTTTTCTCAGCGCTTTAGTTGCCATAGCATCAGAAAAATGAATCAGCACATTGTTACAAATAATCAAATCAAACTCACCATCGAGAAAAAATAAATCTCTACATTTGAATTCAACCCTTCGCCTAACTTCCGTACAAACCTCATACAACCCATCATCGCACTTAGTAAAATATGGTAAAACATCACTTGCGAATAGCGACTCACCATCAAAGTCTATAAAATCTTCTGAGCCATACACACCATGCTTTGCTAGATCAATATTTACTTCGTCAATGTCTATTGCTAGAACTTCAAAATTACACTCATTTTTTATCAAAGACTCAATAACAAATGCATAAGCTTCACAACCTCTTGAAGCTCCAACAACCAACACCTTCCGCCCTTTAAAATTTTTTAGCGCCACTTGATGCTGCAATCTATTTCTAAAAAACCTCGTTGTATTTTTTACATCACAAATAGGCACACAATCTTCTCGAAGATAATTTATAATTCCGCCTTTTTCGTTACATTCATTCAGTATTTTATCAAAAATCAATTTTTCACAATCTTCGACTATACTAGTTGCACCAGCAATACCCGACACACCATCCAGCAATACTTCAGCCTGCACACCAACAAGCTCAATGCCACAGAGATGAGCAGACAGTGCGCGACTATCTACCACCATTAACTCCCCTCTTAACCCCATACCATGACTGACCAATGCAGCATGCACACGCGCAGTGAAGAACCTATCGCACGCAGCAGCATTAATCTCATTGCAAATTGTTAAAAGTGATCGTTTTGATGCTCCCAATCTATCTCCTTGCACCCAACCAATTTCCTTTGCTCCGTTAGCCTTTTCAAACTCGACTCTTTTTCTATAAAAATCAAAATCTTTATCACTTAGATAATCATGCATGAAATTCAAATCTAGCCTTTCACTAAGAAGTAGCATCCTACTATTTTCGCACTTAATCGTTCCATACCAATCACTCACTACAATAGATGGGCAAGGTGCAAGATGCGACTCTACACCTATCAAGTCTAAAATCTTCCACATCAATATATCGCGAACAATAATAAGATCAAACTGACTCCAAAATATATAGAGCTCTCTTCCATTCTTTTTGACAAAATCACCAATAGCAAAATCTACTTGGTTAGACAAAAAGCAACTACCAACACCAAAAGCCACCTTTTTCGATTCT from Chitinibacter fontanus encodes:
- a CDS encoding methyltransferase domain-containing protein translates to MGWNKENLGPETRKAFARRKHEGFFEKFFGSIVLDVGYRGYEEIDVVPVLPDAIGIDLNYPGYDGKVLPFLDESVDTVYTSHTLEHIDDPIAAIRDWFRVLKVGGYLVITVPHQFLYEKKQELPSRWNLDHKRFYTPRSLIGEVESALLVNSYRIVHLVEDDEFYDYTIPPELHAGGAYQIEMVIKKIDQPSWGLVANGDGRVGREEVATAFKEIVQELAGVSILIGDAGSKVDQLKMELSDFVDGVD
- a CDS encoding CheR family methyltransferase, coding for MPNSIMYLHEGFENPGDCFSYAGVRNYLNRLGVVYEQSVNLKTTRDIPSFLSVSGPEIVVLAGAPWIWDGCVLSEKYKAAFAVLSMARESKKVAFGVGSCFLSNQVDFAIGDFVKKNGRELYIFWSQFDLIIVRDILMWKILDLIGVESHLAPCPSIVVSDWYGTIKCENSRMLLLSERLDLNFMHDYLSDKDFDFYRKRVEFEKANGAKEIGWVQGDRLGASKRSLLTICNEINAAACDRFFTARVHAALVSHGMGLRGELMVVDSRALSAHLCGIELVGVQAEVLLDGVSGIAGATSIVEDCEKLIFDKILNECNEKGGIINYLREDCVPICDVKNTTRFFRNRLQHQVALKNFKGRKVLVVGASRGCEAYAFVIESLIKNECNFEVLAIDIDEVNIDLAKHGVYGSEDFIDFDGESLFASDVLPYFTKCDDGLYEVCTEVRRRVEFKCRDLFFLDGEFDLIICNNVLIHFSDAMATKALRKLFGLLTKNGVLLVGGCSLDVLSKYTKSEKNIVSVADSVEEIWDSWKGDRQSWETDRSQYVAMPPVDKSIADWERVYSTIFYKAN